One window of Cydia pomonella isolate Wapato2018A chromosome 7, ilCydPomo1, whole genome shotgun sequence genomic DNA carries:
- the LOC133519650 gene encoding proton-coupled folate transporter-like isoform X1: MSDQKTNVEEKPLKDNKNEFQTKTLYEKICYIKCNVTVEPIFAGLVIGSMLSRIAIQNLNLEKTCRVKQDYGEVICDALIERKGNHTEEEGEIQKIISEIETWRSIIQTAVPTLLVIFMGAWSDRTGNRKICILLPVAGEILVCASNIVSTYFFYEIPVEVTMLLESVFPAITGGWVMMYLGVFSYISDITTAECRTFRVGLANLCMTCGILVGTSLSGFLLRFGGYYGVFFTTGIIQLAIAAYGCIYLKKNTKPDQDSNEKKDPITFKYLITVQKETASVVTRKREGNIRMKIILTLIVVAMAYGPNHGESKVLYLFLRYRLNWDAVKYSIYSTCNIITHSLGALFSISVFSKRWGWDDSVLCLISIVSKMVGSIFIAFVATDFQMFMVPLVEILNATTFTSLRSMASKLVPSQEMGKMNSLFSLVETLAALAFDPTYTTLYGATMKTFTGAVFLYSACNTLPAISILIWFFRQHRQEVKEKKAETIIHKLDVICAPAAEKSV, translated from the exons ATGAGTGATCAAAAAACAAATGTGGAAGAAAAACCtttaaaagataataaaaatgaatttcAAACCAAAACGTTGTATGAAAAAATTTGTTATATCAAATGTAACGTCACTGTTGAACCAATATTCGCTGGACTTGTTATTGGATCTATGCTTTCTAGAATAGCAatacaaaatcttaatttggAGAAGACGTGCAGAGTGAAACAAGATTATGGGGAAGTTATTTGCGATGCGCTTATTGAAAGAAAAGGTAACCATACAGAAGAAGAAGGAGAAATACAGAAGATTATATCTGAAATTGAAACTTGGAGGAGCATAATACAGACTGCAGTGCCTACCTTGCTTGTGATTTTCATGGGTGCTTGGAGTGATAGAACAGGGAACAGGAAGATTTGCATTCTCTTACCAGTGGCAGGAGAGATCTTGGTTTGCGCAAGCAATATTGTGAGcacttactttttctatgagaTTCCTGTAGAAGTGACGATGTTGCTTGAATCTGTTTTCCCTGCTATTACTGGTGGGTGGGTCATGATGTATCTTGGAGTCTTCAGCTACATTAGTGACATTACGACGGCTGAATGCAGGACATTCAGGGTTGGCTTAGCTAATCTTTGCATGACGTGTGGTATTCTCGTTGGAACATCGTTAAGTGGATTCCTCTTGAGGTTTGGAGGATACTATGGAGTATTTTTTACAACAGGAATCATACAATTAGCTATTGCTGCTTATGGATGCATATACTTGAAGAAAAATACTAAGCCTGATCAAGATTCAAATGAGAAG AAGGACCCTATAACATTCAAATACCTTATAACGGTGCAAAAGGAGACAGCTTCAGTAGTAACCAGAAAACGAGAGGGCAATATAAGAATGAAGATCATATTAACGCTCATAGTTGTAGCTATGGCTTATGGCCCGAACCATG GAGAATCTAAGGTGTTATATTTGTTTCTGCGCTACCGTCTCAATTGGGATGCAGTGAAATACAGCATTTACTCTACGTGCAACATCATCACGCATTCCTTAG gaGCTTTGTTCTCTATCAGCGTGTTTAGTAAGCGGTGGGGCTGGGATGATTCCGTGCTCTGTCTCATTTCCATTGTCAGCAAAATGGTTGGATCTATCTTTATTGCATTTGTCGCCACAGATTTTCAAATGTTTATGG TTCCTCTGGTTGAAATACTAAACGCCACGACGTTTACATCATTAAGATCAATGGCTTCAAAATTAGTACCCAGTCAAGAAATGG GAAAAATGAATTCTCTCTTCAGTCTCGTGGAAACGCTGGCGGCGTTAGCGTTCGATCCCACGTACACGACGCTATACGGGGCTACTATGAAGACATTCACAGGCGCCGTGTTCCTTTACAGCGCATGCAACACTTTACCAGCTATATCAATACTAAT aTGGTTCTTCAGGCAACATCGCCAAGAAGTAAAGGAGAAAAAAGCCGAAACAATAATCCATAAACTTGACGTCATTTGTGCTCCTGCAGCCGAGAAATCAGTCTGA
- the LOC133519650 gene encoding probable peptidoglycan muropeptide transporter SLC46 isoform X2 produces MSDQKTNVEEKPLKDNKNEFQTKTLYEKICYIKCNVTVEPIFAGLVIGSMLSRIAIQNLNLEKTCRVKQDYGEVICDALIERKGNHTEEEGEIQKIISEIETWRSIIQTAVPTLLVIFMGAWSDRTGNRKICILLPVAGEILVCASNIVSTYFFYEIPVEVTMLLESVFPAITGGWVMMYLGVFSYISDITTAECRTFRVGLANLCMTCGILVGTSLSGFLLRFGGYYGVFFTTGIIQLAIAAYGCIYLKKNTKPDQDSNEKDPITFKYLITVQKETASVVTRKREGNIRMKIILTLIVVAMAYGPNHGESKVLYLFLRYRLNWDAVKYSIYSTCNIITHSLGALFSISVFSKRWGWDDSVLCLISIVSKMVGSIFIAFVATDFQMFMVPLVEILNATTFTSLRSMASKLVPSQEMGKMNSLFSLVETLAALAFDPTYTTLYGATMKTFTGAVFLYSACNTLPAISILIWFFRQHRQEVKEKKAETIIHKLDVICAPAAEKSV; encoded by the exons ATGAGTGATCAAAAAACAAATGTGGAAGAAAAACCtttaaaagataataaaaatgaatttcAAACCAAAACGTTGTATGAAAAAATTTGTTATATCAAATGTAACGTCACTGTTGAACCAATATTCGCTGGACTTGTTATTGGATCTATGCTTTCTAGAATAGCAatacaaaatcttaatttggAGAAGACGTGCAGAGTGAAACAAGATTATGGGGAAGTTATTTGCGATGCGCTTATTGAAAGAAAAGGTAACCATACAGAAGAAGAAGGAGAAATACAGAAGATTATATCTGAAATTGAAACTTGGAGGAGCATAATACAGACTGCAGTGCCTACCTTGCTTGTGATTTTCATGGGTGCTTGGAGTGATAGAACAGGGAACAGGAAGATTTGCATTCTCTTACCAGTGGCAGGAGAGATCTTGGTTTGCGCAAGCAATATTGTGAGcacttactttttctatgagaTTCCTGTAGAAGTGACGATGTTGCTTGAATCTGTTTTCCCTGCTATTACTGGTGGGTGGGTCATGATGTATCTTGGAGTCTTCAGCTACATTAGTGACATTACGACGGCTGAATGCAGGACATTCAGGGTTGGCTTAGCTAATCTTTGCATGACGTGTGGTATTCTCGTTGGAACATCGTTAAGTGGATTCCTCTTGAGGTTTGGAGGATACTATGGAGTATTTTTTACAACAGGAATCATACAATTAGCTATTGCTGCTTATGGATGCATATACTTGAAGAAAAATACTAAGCCTGATCAAGATTCAAATGAGAAG GACCCTATAACATTCAAATACCTTATAACGGTGCAAAAGGAGACAGCTTCAGTAGTAACCAGAAAACGAGAGGGCAATATAAGAATGAAGATCATATTAACGCTCATAGTTGTAGCTATGGCTTATGGCCCGAACCATG GAGAATCTAAGGTGTTATATTTGTTTCTGCGCTACCGTCTCAATTGGGATGCAGTGAAATACAGCATTTACTCTACGTGCAACATCATCACGCATTCCTTAG gaGCTTTGTTCTCTATCAGCGTGTTTAGTAAGCGGTGGGGCTGGGATGATTCCGTGCTCTGTCTCATTTCCATTGTCAGCAAAATGGTTGGATCTATCTTTATTGCATTTGTCGCCACAGATTTTCAAATGTTTATGG TTCCTCTGGTTGAAATACTAAACGCCACGACGTTTACATCATTAAGATCAATGGCTTCAAAATTAGTACCCAGTCAAGAAATGG GAAAAATGAATTCTCTCTTCAGTCTCGTGGAAACGCTGGCGGCGTTAGCGTTCGATCCCACGTACACGACGCTATACGGGGCTACTATGAAGACATTCACAGGCGCCGTGTTCCTTTACAGCGCATGCAACACTTTACCAGCTATATCAATACTAAT aTGGTTCTTCAGGCAACATCGCCAAGAAGTAAAGGAGAAAAAAGCCGAAACAATAATCCATAAACTTGACGTCATTTGTGCTCCTGCAGCCGAGAAATCAGTCTGA